The genomic DNA CGGCTCAAGAGCTTCCGCCTCACCGCCGAGAAACTTTTCACCACCCAGGCGTCGGTCTCCAGCCGCATTGCGGCACTGGAAGCCGACCTGGGCGTCAAGCTGCTGCTGCGCGATTCACGCGGCGTCAGCCTGACCCCGGAGGGCAGCAAGGTGCTGGAGTATGCCGAGCGCATGCTCGACACCGCCAAGGCCATGAAACAGTCGCTGGACAGCGACCGGGCCAAGGTCGGGCGCATCCGGCTTGGCGTGATGGACACCGTGATCCACACCTGGATGAGCGCGCTGGTGGCCGAGCTGAGCGAACGCTACCCGCAGGTGGAAATCGAGCTGGTGGCTGATACTGCATTGAACTTGCGCGAACAGCTGCAAAAAGGCTTTCTCGACGTGATCCTGCAAACCGACCTGCTGCGCGAACAGTCGATCCGCAGCCTGGACCTGGCGCGCTACCCGATGGGCTGGGTGGTGGCGGCCGGCTCAGCCCAACACCGCGACTACGCCTCGCTGGCCGAGCTTGGGCGTGAGCGGATCGTCACGTTCTCGAAGAACTCACGGCCGCACCAGGAAGTGCTAAGCCTGTTGCAAGCCGCAGGGGCCGAAACCCCGCGGCTCAACTGCGTGAACTCGGTGGCGGCGATCACACGGCTGTTGCGCGACGGCTTCGGCATTGGTGCGCTGCCGCCCGCGCTGGTGGACGCCGAACTGAGCCGGGGCGAACTGGTGCTGCTCGAAGGCTTGCAGCCGCCGCCGAGCCTGGAACTGGTGGTGGCCTGGCAGACCGGGGTGACGCTGGTGGATGAGGTAGTCGGGGTGTGCCGGCAGGTACTGAAGCGCTATGCGCGCGATGTGGGTGGGCAGCGGATTGTGTTGGTTTGAACAGCATCACGTGCGGTGATTCATCCTACAGACCCTTCTGAATTTCGCCCTCCCCCCTCCCCTATCGTGATGGGCACAACATCGCTTGAACCGTAGCAAATGCGGCAATCCGACCTCACGCAACTTCCATGAAAGCGGCGATTTTGCTGGGTGCCCGTGCGTTGACAGCCCAGTCTCCCCAGGTATTTACTTTCCCCCGTTTCAAGGCCAGAGCACGGAGCACCGCATTGACGGGCTGGCCATACTGTCAGGGAGATAAGTCTGATATGAGTATTGCAAGACTGCGCATGGCCGTGTCGGCACCGTCGAACAAGGGCGGTAGGCCATGATTAAAGGGAACATCTACGACCGCCTCTCACAAAGGCGCGAAGCCGCTCAAGCACTCGCCAAGGAAGAAGCGGAACGACAGGCCGCCGCTGAAGCGGCCTTGCAAGCGGCAACACTTGCAGAGCTCGCCCAACCTTTGCCGCTGGTAGCCGATCACAACGAACTGCACGCTGCCGGGTTGCGCCTGGTCATGCCGCAAGGCCTGAACCTCCACGAGTCCATAACCACGCTGCAACTCGGGCCGCACCAGGTCACCCTGGCTGCGAAACGCCAAAGCGTTGCACAAGGGCAAACACTCGACCATCTGCTTGAACAGCATCTGGCAGAGGCGCGTCAGCGCCATACGGAACTCACCCTTATCCGCAAGCACCCCTGCACCTTGGCGGGGCACGACGCGATCAATCTCGACTACCGCTTCACCAATGGCCCTGAGGCCCGCCACTGTCGAGCGGTGATGATTCTGGTGCCTGAACGTGTTGGCCAGGAAGCGCAGGCGCTCACGCTCACCACCGTCGTCGACCCCGATCAAGAGCCCTTGGCCAACTGGTTGATCACCTTCGATGCCATGCTGGCCAACATCACCAGCGCGCCAGCCGTTGCCCGGGGGTAGTTGCCATGTTCGAAGCAGCACGCTGGGGCGACGACATCGAGCACACCTCAGCCCTCACAGGGTTCCTTGCCGGCGCGGTTGCAGGACTGGCGCTGGTTGCAGCCGCATCGTTCATGGTCTGTACGGGCGGGCTGGGTGGTTTTCTGCTGCTCATGGTCGTTGGCCTGGGCGCCAGCGCCCTGCCCGGCCTGGGCGAGGATTTCGGTTCGACCTTTGGCTCACCCACAGGGCAGATCGAGCAGCCCGGTTGTTCCCCGAACGTTTTCATCAACGGCCGCAACGCTGCGCATGTCACCGAAAGTACCGCCGTGTGCGAGCAGCACCCAGCCCCCGTCCAGGTTGCCGAGGGGTCCAGCAACGTGTTCATCAATGGCGTCGCGGCGGCGCGCAAGGGTGACAAGCTGACCTGTGGCGCCAGCATCGCAGCCGGGTCGAACAACGTGTTCATCGGCGGCGGCACGCAGCGCTACCTCAAGGTCAGTGAAGAAGTGCCGGACGAGCTGCGCGTCACCGTCGATGTGCTGATGGTCGTGGCCTCCATGGGCCGCTCAGTGTTCAACGTCGCGACCATGGGCCTGCAAGCAGGCCTCAAGGCCGCAGGCCCCTGCGCCTTGCAGGTTGGGTTGACCATCGCCGGCAGCTACCTGGCAGGCCGCTACCTGATTGGCCCTGCCGTGGAAAGGGCCATCGCTGGTTTTGTCGGCAACCCGGTTGACCTCACCCGCGGGCGCAAGGTACTGGCCGACGAAACCGATTTCGTCATCCCCGGCCTCATGCCCATCGAGTGGTCACGTTTCTACGCCAGCGACCTCGATACCGGCAGCGTGCTCGGGCGCGGCTGGACCTTGCCCTGGGAGCAGAGCCTGCGCCGCAATGGGTGCTTCGTGTACCTCAAGGACAACCAAGGGCGCAGTGTTCCTTTCGCCGATGTCGAGCCGGGCGAGCGCATCTACAACCCACACGAGCAGTTGACGCTGGTGCGCACCCTGGGTGGCCATTACATCCTGCAGACGCTCGACAACCTGTTTTTCTACTTCGGCGAAGTACCCAACGACAACCAGGAAGTGCCCCTGCAGCGCCTGGAAAACGCGTTGGGCCACTACCTGCACTTCACCCACAACGCCGACGGCTGCCTCACCGACATCAGCGCACCAGGCGGCATACGGCTGCACCTGCACTATGAGGCCCCCTTTGGCCGACTGGCCTCGGTCAAGCGCATCATTGCCGACGCAGCCGTCGAGACCTTGGTGCGTTATCGCTACGACGACAAGGGGCAGCTCGCCCAGGTGACCAACCGCAACGGCGATACCACCCGCACGTTTGCCTACACCGACGGCCTGATGTGCCACCACACCAATGCCCTTGGCCTGATCAGCGAGTACCTCTGGCAAGTCATCGATGGCCAACCCCGGGTGGTCAAACATTCGACCACCGACGGCGAACACTTCCATTTGCGCTACGACTTCGCTCAACGCACCAGTTGGGCAACCGATGTGCTTGGCCGTGAGCTGGAGATTCACTACAACGAAGACAACCGCGTCATCGCCAGCCGGGATTTCGGTGGCGAACGTTACGCGATCGACTTCGATACATACGGCAACATCATCGGGTTAGCCTTGCCGGATGGCAATCGCCTCGCGCTCAAGTACGACGACTTCGGCAGGCTGGTCGAGGAAACCGACCCACTTGGCCGCAAGATCAGCTACAAGCACTACCGCGCCACACCACTGGTGACTGAAACCCGCTTCCCGAATGGCAGCGTGTGGAAAGCCCGCTACGACGACAAAGGCAACCTGCTCGCCGATATCGACCCGCTTGGCAACAAGACCGAGTACCTCAACAGCGACGACGGTCTGCCGCACACGATCATCGATGCCAACTTCAAGTCCAGGTATCTATGGTGGAACGCTTACGCCCAGGTCGAGCGCTTCGAGGACTGTTCGGGCAAGAGCACCTATTACCGCTACGACGAACGCCAGCACCTGATTGCCGTCACCGACGCGCTGAACAACACCACCACGCTGGAGCGCAAACCTGATGGCGAAGTGCTGCGCATCAATCACCCGGACGGCACGGCAGAATCCTTCACCTACAACACCCTTGGCCAAGTGCTGACGCACACCGACGGTAAAGGCCAGACCACGCGCCTGCAGCGCACCTCGCGTGGCTTGCCGAGCAGCCGTCAGGATGCCAAAGGCGAATGGATCCGCTATGAGTACGACAAGGCTCTGCGCCTGACGGCGCTGGTCAACGAGAACAGCTCAGCCTATCGCTTTGCCTACGATGCCTCGGACCGCTTGATTGAAGAAGTGCGGGTCGACAACCTGACCCGACGCTTCAGCTATGACGCAGGCGGCCATCTGATCCGGCTCGATGAGATTGGATACGGTGAGAATGGCGAGCGCCCGGAGCGCAATACGCTGTTCGAGCGCGATGCGATTGGCCGGCTGATGGCCAAACTCAACCGTGATGCCCGTCAGGATTATGCATACGACGAGGTCGACCGGTTAGTGAGCATTCAGCGCCGTCCGACCGGTATCGGCAAGCAACTCGGCATCGCCGAGGAAAAGCTGGAGTACACCTACGACCTGCTGGGGCGCCTGACCCAGGAACTCACACCGCAAGGTGCGCTGGGTTATGAATACGACCCTCTCAGCAACCTGACCACGCTGACCCTGCCGGATGGGCGCAAGGTCAACCACCTGTACTACGGTAGCGGTCACCTGCACCAGTTGAACCTGGACGGCCAAGTCATCAGCGACATGGAGCGCGACGACCTGCACCGCGAGGTGTACCGCACCCAGGGCAAGCTCACCAGTTGTTTCGGTTACGACGCCATGGGGCGCAAGGCGTGGCAGTTTGCTTCGACATTGCCCGCTGACAAGCTCTCGCAGGTTCATAACCCCGGTATCAACACCTCACTGTTGGTGGAGCACGCCTACAACCCGATTCACCGTCGCTACCAGTACGATCCGGCGGGGGAACTGGTACGCACGCTGGACAAGCTGCGCGGTGAGACCAAGTACGAGTACGAAGCCAACGGCCAGTTGCACAGCCGCGATACCGGGTCGTTGGTAGGCAGTGAAGAATTCCGCTATGACCCGGCAGCAAACCGGCTGGACTTCAACGCGCGGCAGTTTGAGAAGGTCAAGGACAACCGCATCAAGCGCTGGCAAAACCAAGAGTACCGCTACGACCCATGGGGCAACCTGATAGAGAAAAGCTCGGGGCACAGCAAGCTGCAGAGCTTTAGCTATGACTGCGAGAACCGGCTGGTGCGTGCTGAGACAGTGGTCGACGGCAAGCTGGAAAGTACGGGCGCTTATCGCTATGACAGCCTGGGCCGACGAGTGGCCAAAACCGCTGAAATCCAAGGCGCGACGGAGCAGAAGCATTTCCTCTGGCAAGGGTTGAGGATGCTGCGTGAGGAGACGCCGGGGCAGAGCATTTTGTATCTCTACGAGCCGGGGAGCTATGCGCCGTTGGCGCGGGTTGATCAGGTGGAGGGTGAGGCCCACAAGGTCTACTACTTCCATACCGATCAGATTGGAACGCCCTTGGAGTTGAGCAATAGCGAGGGTGAGATCGTTTGGCAGGCGACCTATCGCTCATGGGGTGCGATCGAGCATTTGGCCGTCAATGACGTCGAACAGCATTTGCGGTTTCAAGGGCAGTACTCTGATTCAGAGACGGGACTACACTACAATACGTTCCGATTCTATGCTCCTGAATTGGGCCGTTTCATTTCTCAGGATCCAATAGGATTGGATGGAGGTTTCAACCTCTACCGCTATGCTCCAAATCCAACTGGCTGGACTGATCCCAGGGGCTGGGAGTGCTGGAGCACTGCGCGAAAAAATTATTGGAAAGCAGAAGCAAAAGCACCAACACAAACATACTCCCCTGCCAACCTTGCTCGAATGGCGGAAGGTAAGGCTCCCCGGATAACGGTTGAAGTGATTTCTCGCAAGACTGATAAGATCTCCATCAAGGAATATAGTCTAGAGCTTCATCACAATGCCATTCCTCAGAGGGTAGGTGGTGATGGCGTTCATGAGTCACCGAATATATTGGCGCTTACGCCATGGGAGCATGAGACCGTAGATCAGTTTAGACACGTCGGCGCAGACTTGATTAGAGTTATCAAAGGAGTAGATGTATGGTGACCATAGACAAAAGCGCCGCTGAGCAGGTTGTGTGCTCGGTTGAGTATCAGAAAACTCTTGAAGAGCTGGTTCAGGCCCGCAATATTAAAGTTGAGTCTGGCTACACTGAAGTTTTTGCGAAGTTAGATTCTTCGAAAATGGCCAGGGCAAATCTAGGGGCGCAAGAGATTTTAAGCTTTCTCAGCGCCAGTTGCTTAGAGATTGCCCAGTACTCCATTGATAAGCTTTCTGCGCTTTCGGGGGAGGAGGACGAGGAATATCCTGGAGGGGCGGAGCCGCCAAGTGACGAGAAAGCCAAAACTCTGTCGGCCGGCAACTACTCTCAAGGCTTCCTATTGACCAATCTTATTGAATACATGCTTGCTAACAAAGGGCAAGAGCAATTACTGGATTACTTGAAAGTATCTAGAGTGCCCAAGGCGAAGCAGTATGCGAGACTGATAACTGACCTTATGCGTCTTAAAAGCTAGATGATTTGTGCGAGTGTCGGGTAGGTATTGATGCGACGCTAATATGCATTCCAGGATTTCTGGAGCGTATGAATATTGCAAAATATGGTGTGTTAGCCTGATCTTCGATCTAAAGCTTTTTGATCTTTAAAAGTCCGGTTCAGCACACGAGGCATTTAAACGCCTCACCTCAAAATCTGGATGCGCTGACACCATGGAAACACGAAGTAGTGGACCCGTTCAGGCATGCTGGAAGTGATTTGATCCGGATCATAAGAGGGCTTGATGTATGGTAAGTGCCGATAACGTTCGTAATTGGGTGGATGCTGATGTCTACGTAAATTTGCTGGCGGGCGTGTCTAAAACTTTACGCCTGCCAATAAATACAGGAGCAATTCCTGATGTAATCCTCCAACACGACGCCAATAAATTCAATGCCGCAAATTTAGAACCTGCGGATTTGGATGTTATTGCGTCCGACACTGAGATGACTCGGAAATATGTAAGTGCAAAACTTCAGGCTCTAGGGGGCAGTGCGGATGAGCAAGAGGGTAGAAATCCAGAGGATGAGGATGATGTAGTTATAAAGGTGCATCCATTCTACCCGAACTTTCTAAATATTTATCTGATTGAGCTGCACTTTTTGAGCTTCAACCCTACCGGGCTTGAAAGCTATCTTAAGGCTGTCAGAATTCCTGGAGCAAAAAAATATGCCGCGCAACTAAGCAGGATGTATGCCGCAATCGCACGGTAATGTATATTGACTGAATTGCTGCCTCATACAGCTGCTTTAGGTAGTGATAGTGCTGCTGGCCGCTTTAGCGCCTCTAAGAGGAATGTGGAGAGGCTTTGTCTTTTTCAGAGTTGAAATATTCTGCTCAACCTAAATGATAAGTGGTGAGCCAGTCTGCGCACAGATGAAAGAGTTTGGTGGTGGTCGACTAGCTCCTCAAGCATTGAAGAGCTGTAACGTTGCTTATCATCTTTAAGAACTGAGGCTTGAGGACCTGGAACGCTCCGCAACGATTTTTGCGGCGTATGAACTCTTCCCATCAACTTGGCGCTAAGCGCGGGAATCTAACTCGCGCTAAGCCGGCTTTGGCCCTCCAGGCTGCACATTCATCGCTACCCGACGGGTGCCGGCAAGCAGCTTGGGGTCACCGTGGAAGCGCTGGAATATGCCTGCGGCATGCTCGGCCGGCTGACGCGGGAGATCACGTCCAACGGCATGTTGGGCTACGAGTACGACCCACCGACATGGAGCGCGACGACCTGCACCGCGAGGTGTACCGCACCCAGGGCAAGCTCACCAGTTGTTTCGGTTACGACGCCATGGGGCGCAAGGCGTGGCAGTTTGCTTCGACATTGCCCGCTGACAAGCTCTCGCAGGTTCATAACCCCGGTATCAACACCTCACTGTTGGTGGAGCACGCCTACAACCCGATTCACCGTCGCTACCAGTACGACCCGGCGGGCGAATTGGTACGCACGCTGGACAAGCTGCGCGGAGAGATCAAGTACGAGTACGAAGCCAACGGCCAGTTGCACAGCCGCGATACCGGATCATTGGTGGGCAGCGAAGAATTCCGCTATGACCCGGCGGCAAACCGGCTGGACTTCAACGCGCGGCAGTTTGAGAAGGTCAAGGACAACCGCATCAAGCGCTGGCAAAACCAAGAGTACCGCTACGACCCATGGGGCAACCTGATCGAGAAAAGCTCAGGGCACAGCAAGCTGCAGAGCTTTAGCTATGACTGCGAGAACCGGCTG from Pseudomonas putida includes the following:
- a CDS encoding LysR family transcriptional regulator; protein product: MNLRFLETFVWVARLKSFRLTAEKLFTTQASVSSRIAALEADLGVKLLLRDSRGVSLTPEGSKVLEYAERMLDTAKAMKQSLDSDRAKVGRIRLGVMDTVIHTWMSALVAELSERYPQVEIELVADTALNLREQLQKGFLDVILQTDLLREQSIRSLDLARYPMGWVVAAGSAQHRDYASLAELGRERIVTFSKNSRPHQEVLSLLQAAGAETPRLNCVNSVAAITRLLRDGFGIGALPPALVDAELSRGELVLLEGLQPPPSLELVVAWQTGVTLVDEVVGVCRQVLKRYARDVGGQRIVLV
- a CDS encoding DcrB-related protein, which codes for MIKGNIYDRLSQRREAAQALAKEEAERQAAAEAALQAATLAELAQPLPLVADHNELHAAGLRLVMPQGLNLHESITTLQLGPHQVTLAAKRQSVAQGQTLDHLLEQHLAEARQRHTELTLIRKHPCTLAGHDAINLDYRFTNGPEARHCRAVMILVPERVGQEAQALTLTTVVDPDQEPLANWLITFDAMLANITSAPAVARG
- a CDS encoding RHS repeat-associated core domain-containing protein; translation: MFEAARWGDDIEHTSALTGFLAGAVAGLALVAAASFMVCTGGLGGFLLLMVVGLGASALPGLGEDFGSTFGSPTGQIEQPGCSPNVFINGRNAAHVTESTAVCEQHPAPVQVAEGSSNVFINGVAAARKGDKLTCGASIAAGSNNVFIGGGTQRYLKVSEEVPDELRVTVDVLMVVASMGRSVFNVATMGLQAGLKAAGPCALQVGLTIAGSYLAGRYLIGPAVERAIAGFVGNPVDLTRGRKVLADETDFVIPGLMPIEWSRFYASDLDTGSVLGRGWTLPWEQSLRRNGCFVYLKDNQGRSVPFADVEPGERIYNPHEQLTLVRTLGGHYILQTLDNLFFYFGEVPNDNQEVPLQRLENALGHYLHFTHNADGCLTDISAPGGIRLHLHYEAPFGRLASVKRIIADAAVETLVRYRYDDKGQLAQVTNRNGDTTRTFAYTDGLMCHHTNALGLISEYLWQVIDGQPRVVKHSTTDGEHFHLRYDFAQRTSWATDVLGRELEIHYNEDNRVIASRDFGGERYAIDFDTYGNIIGLALPDGNRLALKYDDFGRLVEETDPLGRKISYKHYRATPLVTETRFPNGSVWKARYDDKGNLLADIDPLGNKTEYLNSDDGLPHTIIDANFKSRYLWWNAYAQVERFEDCSGKSTYYRYDERQHLIAVTDALNNTTTLERKPDGEVLRINHPDGTAESFTYNTLGQVLTHTDGKGQTTRLQRTSRGLPSSRQDAKGEWIRYEYDKALRLTALVNENSSAYRFAYDASDRLIEEVRVDNLTRRFSYDAGGHLIRLDEIGYGENGERPERNTLFERDAIGRLMAKLNRDARQDYAYDEVDRLVSIQRRPTGIGKQLGIAEEKLEYTYDLLGRLTQELTPQGALGYEYDPLSNLTTLTLPDGRKVNHLYYGSGHLHQLNLDGQVISDMERDDLHREVYRTQGKLTSCFGYDAMGRKAWQFASTLPADKLSQVHNPGINTSLLVEHAYNPIHRRYQYDPAGELVRTLDKLRGETKYEYEANGQLHSRDTGSLVGSEEFRYDPAANRLDFNARQFEKVKDNRIKRWQNQEYRYDPWGNLIEKSSGHSKLQSFSYDCENRLVRAETVVDGKLESTGAYRYDSLGRRVAKTAEIQGATEQKHFLWQGLRMLREETPGQSILYLYEPGSYAPLARVDQVEGEAHKVYYFHTDQIGTPLELSNSEGEIVWQATYRSWGAIEHLAVNDVEQHLRFQGQYSDSETGLHYNTFRFYAPELGRFISQDPIGLDGGFNLYRYAPNPTGWTDPRGWECWSTARKNYWKAEAKAPTQTYSPANLARMAEGKAPRITVEVISRKTDKISIKEYSLELHHNAIPQRVGGDGVHESPNILALTPWEHETVDQFRHVGADLIRVIKGVDVW